Part of the Paenibacillus sp. YPG26 genome, TTTACCATGGAACGCCTGTGCCAATAATCGCCCGACCTGGCCATTATACCGGGCCTGCATGGGCTCTATTGTAATCGGGTATGCGCTCATGCCGGGTTCTCCTCTTCAGGATGTGCAGCTGTCACGATCAAAGCCTGCAGCTCATAGTGCAGCTTGTTGGCACTGAACAGTGATAAATAGGATCTCTCGGTGACAATCAGAGGCCCTGTTAGAGGAATAGATTGTTCAATAGCATAGTCGAAAAACTGCTCAATCCGGGGTTCAAGCTCCTCCTCATGTACGAGACATTGCAGGGTAAGGTACTCCCCTTCCGGCAGGGAAACATCGCCCGGAGTCTGCGCCTCCAGATATAAAGTAACGGTATCCGTGCCGTCATACAGATAGTGGATATCCGATTCGAACAGGTTCGGAATGTGGCCCGCTTTCTCAGCCAGTAGCGCCGCATTCAGCTTCGAAGAGGAGTCAAGCTTAATGAACGGGGTGAGAAATGTACGAGTACGCTTCTGTACTTGGTATTGACCGGGCTGCAAGCCGCTGTTGTGCTGCTCCTGCAGCACCTTGAGAATGAACTGCCGAAGCTCCTGAAGACGCAGCAGCTCCGCTTCGATATCCTGCAAGGAATGCTGCAGCAGCTGCCGGTGCTGATCTGCGGAATAGGAGGTCATGCATTCCCTAATGGACTGAACAGGTACCTCCAGCTTACGGAGCAGCAGGATACGGGCTAGCTCGTAGACCTGATCCATACCATATTTCCGGTACTGATTCGTGTCTGTATAAGCAGGCTGAAGCACACCCTTCTCCTCAAAATAACGGATTTGATGAACCGACACATTCATCAGCTTGGCTAGTTCACTAATTGTAATTTCGCTTCTGATCGCAATCACTCCTATGGGTGAGACCTGGAATATCTCAACGATACACCTTAGGTCTGACCTAAGGTCAAGTTTTATCCAAAAAAATAGACAGCCCATTAATCCAAGGCCGCCTTTGGTTATCTTTATCCATTTAACTATGTTGTAAAAGGAACATCGCCACCGCTCCTTCTGAATCCCTTCACGATGAGCCAGATTGGCAGCACCAGTTCGAATATTGCTCCAGGAATATAGAGGACGCTCCCTATATCCAGACCGGCGATTGACAGCGAGCTGCTTGCGAGCAAGCCCGCATACCCAAGGAAGCCAATGAGGGATAATAACCGCGGAACCAATCTGGACTGGTAAAGGATATAACAAAACAGCAAGCTGCCCAGACTCAGCACGATCATTGCTATCTCAAATAACAAGAAATGAGCTTCCACGGCAAAGCTTCCTATTGTCTGCAAGTAAGACTCAGCGGAGGTTCCTGCGGATAAAGGCTTCTTGCTTACCACCAGGAGAATGAGCGGACAGGTTAAGCTGACGATGAGCAATATAGACTCCATAATCCGGGAAGCGAAGTAGCCTAGCGCAAGCATCTTATGGTGGTTGTGTAACACAGACTGCAGTAACAGGCCTATCCCTACAACAGCCAGGGCATTGATTAATTCCAGTATCAGCCCCGTGAATATACTTGTTCGATTGGAATCGATGCTGTAGAGCAGGTCACTCCGGTGCAGAATAGGATCCAGCATTCCGCTCCCGATCAGGAACGAAGCCGTTGACAACAAGAACAATACCCCTGCCGCTATCTCGATCTTTCTCATACCCTATCTCCTCTTCCGGATGGAATGGACCATGGACCGCATTCACGGATCCATGTCTTTCACCCTGTTTGCTGGTTTATTTGAAGTATAGCTTGAGGAGAATCGGA contains:
- a CDS encoding MerR family transcriptional regulator translates to MIAIRSEITISELAKLMNVSVHQIRYFEEKGVLQPAYTDTNQYRKYGMDQVYELARILLLRKLEVPVQSIRECMTSYSADQHRQLLQHSLQDIEAELLRLQELRQFILKVLQEQHNSGLQPGQYQVQKRTRTFLTPFIKLDSSSKLNAALLAEKAGHIPNLFESDIHYLYDGTDTVTLYLEAQTPGDVSLPEGEYLTLQCLVHEEELEPRIEQFFDYAIEQSIPLTGPLIVTERSYLSLFSANKLHYELQALIVTAAHPEEENPA
- a CDS encoding DUF4386 domain-containing protein, which encodes MRKIEIAAGVLFLLSTASFLIGSGMLDPILHRSDLLYSIDSNRTSIFTGLILELINALAVVGIGLLLQSVLHNHHKMLALGYFASRIMESILLIVSLTCPLILLVVSKKPLSAGTSAESYLQTIGSFAVEAHFLLFEIAMIVLSLGSLLFCYILYQSRLVPRLLSLIGFLGYAGLLASSSLSIAGLDIGSVLYIPGAIFELVLPIWLIVKGFRRSGGDVPFTT